Proteins co-encoded in one Halodesulfovibrio sp. genomic window:
- a CDS encoding DUF554 domain-containing protein codes for MVLPIGSFFNVACIVLGGVCGLALGGRLPERVRNIVFSGLGLCVLIIGIQMGMQSKNLLVLVFSVLLGSITGELLNLEKKLTQAADKLKNLIRSNNSKFTEGFVSTSVLFCIGSMAILGSFEEGLRGDHTILFTKAILDGFAAMAFAATYGAGVLFSAIPVFVYQGSLTELATYLQPIMTDTMMTELTATGGALIIGIGINLLELRKISLTNMLPALLFAPLLAAFC; via the coding sequence GTGGTTTTGCCTATCGGTTCTTTTTTTAATGTTGCCTGTATTGTCCTTGGGGGCGTGTGCGGTCTTGCTCTTGGTGGTCGACTTCCAGAACGCGTTCGAAACATTGTATTTTCTGGACTCGGATTATGTGTTCTCATCATTGGCATCCAAATGGGAATGCAAAGCAAAAACCTCTTAGTGCTCGTATTCAGTGTATTACTTGGCTCTATCACTGGCGAACTCTTAAATCTCGAAAAAAAGCTTACGCAAGCCGCCGACAAACTTAAGAACCTTATTCGATCAAATAATTCAAAGTTCACAGAAGGCTTTGTTTCCACCTCTGTTCTCTTCTGCATCGGCTCAATGGCTATTTTAGGATCTTTTGAAGAAGGGTTACGCGGCGACCACACCATCTTGTTCACAAAGGCAATTCTTGACGGTTTCGCAGCTATGGCGTTCGCCGCAACATATGGAGCAGGCGTACTTTTTTCAGCCATCCCTGTTTTTGTCTATCAAGGCAGCCTCACTGAGCTGGCAACCTATCTGCAACCAATTATGACCGACACCATGATGACAGAACTTACAGCCACCGGTGGCGCACTTATCATCGGGATAGGAATAAATCTGCTTGAGCTTCGAAAAATCAGCCTGACAAACATGCTCCCCGCCTTACTGTTTGCCCCGTTGTTAGCTGCATTTTGTTAA
- the pcp gene encoding pyroglutamyl-peptidase I, with product MDTILVTGFGPYGITPVNPANQSARALDGMNIAGARVVGIEAPSYWFKCINTVITAIKEFEPVMVIMLGEFGGRAMLTIERIAQNISDSTRYGLQDNDGLKQQGEPVVPGGPAAYYSTLPLRAMVLAMRKAGFPADISDAAGTLMCNHLMYGVLHYIEASHLPIRAGWIHLPTLPEVAATDAFLGKPSMSLETTVGGLTVGIKAAMEHERDVDAPVLSCWQI from the coding sequence ATGGATACAATCTTAGTTACAGGCTTCGGACCGTACGGAATTACGCCTGTGAATCCTGCGAATCAATCAGCAAGAGCTTTGGATGGTATGAATATAGCTGGTGCGCGTGTTGTTGGTATAGAAGCGCCGAGTTACTGGTTTAAATGCATTAATACGGTGATAACGGCGATTAAAGAGTTTGAACCTGTGATGGTTATAATGCTTGGTGAGTTTGGCGGTAGGGCTATGCTCACAATTGAGCGTATTGCGCAAAATATCAGTGATTCAACTCGGTATGGGCTTCAGGATAACGACGGCTTAAAGCAGCAGGGTGAGCCTGTGGTTCCCGGAGGACCAGCGGCGTATTATTCAACGTTGCCATTGCGTGCGATGGTCTTGGCGATGCGAAAAGCGGGATTTCCGGCAGATATTTCTGATGCCGCTGGAACCTTGATGTGCAACCATCTTATGTATGGTGTTCTGCACTACATAGAAGCGAGTCACCTTCCTATAAGAGCTGGTTGGATTCATTTGCCTACGTTGCCGGAAGTTGCTGCAACGGACGCGTTTCTTGGCAAGCCAAGTATGTCATTAGAAACGACTGTTGGCGGGCTGACAGTGGGGATTAAAGCTGCAATGGAGCATGAGCGGGATGTCGATGCCCCAGTGCTTTCGTGCTGGCAGATTTAA
- the cas6f gene encoding type I-F CRISPR-associated endoribonuclease Cas6/Csy4 — MDYYLDFTVLPDLEFSSPMLMNNLFAKLHRQIGAYGEKQIGVSFPEVTACCLGAVLRLHGTQQKLELLLCDNWMKGLRDYVEQSSIKPVPKDTVRYRTVRRVQKKSAHNKRKRSVAKGWLTEEAAQEAIQERGSDMLTHPYIQLRSLSTNSMMRIYIAHGAIQKEAVSGAFSSYGLSSTATIPWF, encoded by the coding sequence ATGGATTATTACCTTGACTTCACGGTGCTTCCAGATTTGGAATTTTCTTCCCCCATGCTTATGAATAATCTTTTTGCTAAACTCCATCGACAAATTGGAGCATATGGTGAAAAGCAAATTGGAGTAAGTTTTCCTGAAGTAACGGCATGTTGTTTGGGGGCTGTTCTACGTTTGCATGGCACACAACAGAAGCTGGAACTTTTATTGTGTGATAATTGGATGAAGGGTTTACGTGACTATGTAGAACAATCTTCCATTAAACCAGTCCCGAAAGATACTGTACGGTATAGAACAGTAAGGCGTGTGCAGAAAAAAAGTGCACACAATAAACGTAAGCGTTCTGTAGCAAAAGGGTGGCTCACAGAAGAGGCTGCACAGGAAGCAATACAAGAGCGTGGTAGTGATATGCTGACGCATCCGTATATCCAACTACGTAGCCTTTCGACGAATAGCATGATGCGAATTTACATTGCCCACGGAGCTATTCAAAAAGAAGCTGTTTCTGGAGCGTTTAGTTCCTATGGACTTAGCTCTACAGCGACGATCCCTTGGTTTTAA
- the csy3 gene encoding type I-F CRISPR-associated protein Csy3, with the protein MATKKLSTPSVLAFESKLACSDAIFSAGDWDARDTASAWQPILVTEKAVRGTISNRLKKAIASDSAKLDAEIQKANLQTVDTAALPFDADTLHVHFSLRVLGGLEVPSTCNSPEYQQALSSLIEGYVAEHGFSELASRYAQNIANGRFLWRNRVGAEEVEVRVSLGDEKWVFDSLCYSLRSFGKEEAVKELALAIEKGLKGEETVLLHVHAFTKLGAAQTVFPSQELVLEKGDKSKHLYQLNGVAAMHSQKIGNALRTIDTWYPEAEEVGPIAVEPFGSVTNRGKAYRQPKPKQDFYTLLDNWLLKDKAPSVEQQHYIMAMFIRGGVFGE; encoded by the coding sequence ATGGCTACTAAGAAATTATCTACTCCATCTGTGTTAGCTTTTGAAAGTAAACTCGCTTGCTCCGATGCGATATTCAGTGCTGGCGATTGGGATGCTCGTGATACGGCATCTGCATGGCAGCCCATTCTGGTTACAGAAAAAGCTGTACGCGGTACTATTTCTAATAGGCTGAAAAAAGCTATTGCGAGTGACTCTGCAAAGCTTGATGCTGAAATTCAAAAAGCCAATTTACAAACTGTGGATACCGCAGCACTTCCTTTTGATGCTGACACGCTGCATGTTCATTTTTCTTTACGCGTGCTTGGTGGATTAGAAGTACCATCTACTTGCAATAGCCCAGAGTACCAGCAAGCGCTTTCTTCTCTTATAGAAGGCTATGTTGCGGAACACGGATTCAGTGAACTTGCTTCCCGCTATGCACAAAATATTGCTAATGGGCGTTTCTTATGGCGCAACAGAGTAGGGGCAGAAGAGGTTGAAGTCAGGGTGTCGCTGGGTGATGAAAAATGGGTTTTTGACAGCCTTTGCTATTCATTGCGTAGTTTCGGTAAAGAGGAAGCCGTGAAAGAGCTTGCTCTTGCTATTGAGAAAGGCTTGAAGGGCGAAGAAACTGTATTACTTCATGTGCATGCTTTTACTAAGCTTGGTGCTGCACAAACGGTATTTCCTTCTCAGGAATTAGTGCTTGAAAAGGGTGATAAGAGTAAGCATCTATACCAGCTTAATGGCGTGGCAGCTATGCATTCTCAGAAAATTGGGAATGCTCTTCGCACCATTGATACATGGTATCCTGAAGCTGAAGAAGTCGGTCCCATTGCTGTAGAGCCGTTTGGCTCAGTTACCAACAGGGGTAAGGCATACCGGCAGCCTAAACCTAAGCAGGATTTTTATACTTTGCTGGATAACTGGCTGCTTAAGGATAAAGCTCCTTCTGTAGAGCAGCAGCACTACATTATGGCAATGTTCATTAGAGGTGGAGTTTTTGGAGAGTAA
- the csy2 gene encoding type I-F CRISPR-associated protein Csy2, translating to MSSLLILKNIRVENANAVAGFTYGFPAITQFLGFVHALSRSTEKTHGVTLTRCSVMAHDHQIHAHQAGYWSDWAFSQTRNPLLKTGATAPIVEEGRMHMTVSLIIECENLSAGNTEKENEFCSHLFELAQQHKLAGGRITTIGRCYASAMPDEDTDIRKLLRPLLPGFLLADRTDYLQKHFQEHAHSKNMLEAWLDFVTIQRECVEHPDNEIEWNRLEKPEKGYLVPVTIGYKRLTECCEPGSVLNARNATVPFSFVEAVFSIAEWLSPSRINSMDEVLWEYKYDDPYYVCTCAPHITTEPTED from the coding sequence ATGAGCTCGTTACTCATCCTGAAAAATATACGTGTTGAAAATGCTAACGCGGTTGCAGGGTTCACGTATGGTTTTCCTGCTATCACACAGTTTTTAGGTTTTGTGCATGCATTATCCCGCTCTACAGAAAAAACACACGGTGTAACGTTAACTCGATGCAGTGTAATGGCGCACGACCATCAGATACACGCACATCAGGCTGGTTATTGGAGTGACTGGGCTTTTTCGCAAACCCGTAATCCTCTTCTCAAAACAGGTGCCACAGCTCCAATAGTAGAAGAAGGACGCATGCATATGACGGTATCGCTTATTATCGAATGCGAAAATCTGTCTGCTGGTAATACTGAAAAAGAAAATGAATTTTGTTCACATCTTTTCGAGTTGGCGCAGCAGCATAAACTGGCAGGAGGAAGAATCACCACAATTGGTCGTTGTTATGCTTCTGCTATGCCAGACGAAGATACAGATATTCGTAAATTGTTGCGTCCGTTGCTTCCGGGGTTTCTTCTTGCAGATAGGACAGACTATCTTCAAAAGCATTTTCAGGAGCATGCACATTCAAAAAACATGCTGGAGGCTTGGCTAGATTTTGTCACAATTCAGCGTGAATGCGTAGAGCACCCAGACAACGAGATAGAATGGAACCGGCTAGAAAAGCCTGAAAAAGGGTACCTCGTTCCAGTTACTATTGGTTACAAGCGGCTTACTGAGTGTTGTGAACCCGGTAGCGTACTAAATGCACGCAATGCAACAGTTCCCTTCAGCTTTGTTGAAGCCGTATTTAGTATTGCCGAATGGCTTAGCCCTTCCAGAATTAACTCTATGGATGAGGTCCTTTGGGAATATAAATACGACGACCCATATTACGTTTGCACCTGTGCTCCTCATATAACTACCGAACCTACAGAAGACTAA
- the csy1 gene encoding type I-F CRISPR-associated protein Csy1: MSAALAEKISSYVSDRKEVKLAALYKERDKKRKAASSPEVLAEVDSEYSLKEEGLVEKFTVPAWLTDAAKRAHQTNIVTHALKFTHPSAKGSSLLALSSCKEDAYVSTDALAQCRVDAVGNAAALDVAKLLQLEAGGVTLASMLAEQDYSALEGFTDDKALAKEWGEGLSKALLLSSPTSHTYAKQLYFPVAKGEYHLVSPLYSSALSQSLYDAIHHSRYSEEAKEAREAKKNNAQSDFKITYFPDLAVMNHGGTKPQNVSQKNSERGGRSYLLSCKPPQWKSRNRFPAMQNSFFASYPVWKATDHHINRLGTFLCSVFEKESNKPMRAYRERIVDEIIDHILVCAIQVQQQNPAGWSSASNLPAAQRLWLDPFNTNPKHQMRYEQAKWKDAVAGSFAQWLNDKLMKLTKEKNMHFAMVEASVWKKAFLQGLRETGTPEGGDV; encoded by the coding sequence ATGAGTGCTGCATTAGCAGAGAAAATAAGTAGTTATGTGTCTGATCGAAAGGAAGTAAAGCTTGCTGCTCTTTATAAAGAACGAGATAAAAAGCGTAAAGCTGCTTCTAGCCCTGAAGTTCTTGCAGAAGTAGATAGTGAGTATTCACTAAAAGAGGAAGGGCTAGTTGAGAAGTTTACTGTTCCTGCATGGCTTACCGATGCAGCCAAACGAGCTCATCAAACCAATATTGTAACGCATGCTCTCAAATTTACACATCCGTCTGCTAAGGGGAGTAGTTTACTGGCTCTTTCATCTTGCAAGGAAGATGCATACGTATCCACAGATGCATTGGCACAGTGTCGTGTAGATGCTGTAGGCAATGCTGCTGCGCTAGATGTAGCAAAACTGCTACAACTTGAAGCAGGTGGAGTCACACTTGCCAGCATGCTTGCAGAGCAAGACTATTCTGCACTTGAAGGTTTTACAGACGATAAAGCTCTGGCGAAAGAATGGGGCGAGGGGCTTTCTAAAGCCTTGCTGCTTTCGTCTCCAACAAGCCACACTTATGCAAAACAGTTATATTTTCCTGTTGCAAAAGGGGAGTATCATCTAGTTAGCCCGTTGTATTCTTCTGCGCTTTCGCAAAGCCTTTATGACGCTATACATCACTCAAGATACAGTGAGGAAGCGAAGGAGGCGCGCGAAGCAAAGAAAAATAACGCCCAATCTGATTTCAAAATTACGTACTTTCCGGATTTAGCTGTAATGAACCATGGTGGTACTAAGCCGCAAAATGTATCGCAAAAAAACTCTGAACGCGGCGGCAGGTCATACCTTCTGTCTTGTAAACCACCACAGTGGAAAAGCAGAAATAGATTTCCTGCAATGCAGAACAGTTTTTTTGCATCGTATCCAGTCTGGAAAGCGACAGATCATCATATCAATAGATTAGGAACGTTTCTGTGCTCTGTATTTGAAAAAGAAAGCAACAAGCCTATGCGTGCTTACAGGGAAAGAATTGTGGATGAAATTATCGACCATATTCTTGTTTGCGCTATTCAGGTGCAGCAGCAGAACCCAGCAGGTTGGAGCAGCGCGAGCAATCTTCCTGCCGCCCAAAGGCTGTGGCTCGATCCATTTAATACTAATCCTAAACATCAGATGCGGTATGAGCAGGCAAAATGGAAAGATGCTGTTGCAGGTAGCTTTGCACAATGGCTTAATGACAAGCTGATGAAATTGACAAAAGAAAAAAACATGCACTTTGCAATGGTTGAGGCATCTGTGTGGAAAAAAGCTTTTCTTCAGGGACTTCGTGAAACAGGTACTCCAGAAGGGGGCGACGTATGA
- the cas3f gene encoding type I-F CRISPR-associated helicase Cas3f, producing the protein MNILLISQCSKQALSETRRVLDQFAERKGDRVWQTPITLEGLKTLRKLLKKTARRNTAVACHWVRGKNQTELLWVVGSVRKFNIDGTVPTNVTRTNVLRKEHESAWDSAYSFALLAGIAGMFHDFGKANDLFQCKLHSSSIRREPHRHEWLSFLLFKVFVHGKQDREWLQELASGADVFSNLTASVDYQVGSNFFSNMSPVAQCVAWLIVSHHRLPSFTCYNRGNGSSNRRPELSGLDSWLENFNYEWNSNNLKTLDSNTALNQNCFFSHGLPTGAQWQKKITKLAQWALRSSAFFEQCTLGSPFPLHMARLCLMLSDHCYSASAPTEGWQDPNIQLLANTDRETGNAKQKLDEHLVGVGFNAFSIARRLPSLRQYLPAIARHSCFKKRNKNQKFRWQDKAYDLACGVRHAAEQKGFFGVNMASTGCGKTFANARIIYGLSNPQRGCRMSIALGLRTLTLQTGDALRERLNLDSEDIAVTIGSQQIEELHSAMRDIDKADGINESAEELAEHLYVSYGGALDKGYLADWLKRSPRLHRLVSAPISISTIDHLVTATEGIRGGRQIAPMLRLLTSDLVLDEPDDFGLEDLPALCRLVHWAGLLGSRVLLASATLPPVLIEALFEAYQQGRSHFSGNIDGKSSEVVCAWFDEFRAETVECADRANFTRHHERFVDKRVASLKKKCASLRKARIHALEPSLAQSKFEAVSTVASAIRDEVHTLHDAHFLQAANGKRVSFGVVRMANIKPMVAVAVNLLEQAPEENYRFHFCIYHSQLPLAIRSHIEKRLDATLQRNQSVSVFEQEEVAAALEKYPEKNQVFIVLATPVVEVGRDHDYDWAIAEPSSMRSIIQLAGRVQRHREIEPEQENIVMLSHNIQGVMGENVCFKDPGFESKKVPLPSHDLSKILQEASYKHISAAPRVVKPNFADKQNEFINIEHTALNQFLFTNKNKNASPWWLHMHAHLFGEIQVQQPFRNSKQTCDYFLFVDEGGDTSFQSFDVTSSKYEEDGRIIFWDDFDIDERNQAWLTIDPSEIYADVATIFSNTLDYVNVRYGIVSLRVEKDGQQYLYHPMLGIFSGDYLDYV; encoded by the coding sequence ATGAACATTCTTCTCATCTCACAATGTAGTAAGCAAGCTCTTTCGGAAACACGTAGAGTTCTCGACCAATTTGCAGAGCGAAAAGGCGACAGAGTGTGGCAAACGCCCATAACGTTAGAAGGGTTGAAGACTCTGCGAAAACTTTTGAAAAAAACTGCACGTCGTAATACCGCTGTAGCTTGCCATTGGGTGAGGGGGAAAAATCAAACTGAGTTACTGTGGGTTGTTGGTTCTGTTCGCAAATTTAATATTGATGGTACAGTACCGACGAATGTCACACGTACCAATGTATTGCGAAAAGAACATGAATCTGCATGGGATTCTGCATATTCATTTGCCTTGCTGGCAGGTATTGCGGGCATGTTTCATGACTTCGGCAAAGCAAATGATCTATTCCAGTGTAAGTTGCATTCCAGCAGTATTCGAAGAGAGCCACATCGACATGAGTGGCTCTCTTTTTTATTGTTCAAAGTTTTTGTACACGGCAAACAAGATCGCGAATGGCTTCAAGAGCTTGCAAGCGGAGCAGATGTATTTTCTAACCTGACGGCTTCAGTTGATTATCAGGTTGGCAGCAATTTTTTCTCTAATATGTCGCCTGTCGCCCAGTGCGTTGCGTGGCTTATTGTTTCGCATCATCGTTTACCATCATTCACTTGTTATAATCGGGGCAATGGCAGTTCAAACCGCAGACCAGAGCTTAGTGGGTTGGACTCGTGGTTAGAGAATTTCAATTATGAGTGGAATTCAAATAACCTGAAGACATTAGACAGTAATACAGCGTTAAACCAAAATTGTTTTTTTTCACATGGTCTCCCTACCGGTGCTCAATGGCAGAAAAAAATTACAAAACTTGCTCAGTGGGCATTGCGTTCCTCCGCTTTTTTTGAACAATGCACGCTGGGTTCACCGTTCCCACTGCATATGGCTCGGCTTTGTCTTATGTTGTCCGACCATTGTTACTCCGCGTCTGCTCCAACAGAAGGTTGGCAAGATCCCAATATACAGCTTTTAGCAAACACAGATAGAGAAACAGGCAACGCTAAGCAAAAATTGGATGAACACCTTGTTGGTGTAGGTTTTAATGCATTCAGCATTGCACGAAGGCTACCTTCGTTACGACAGTATCTACCTGCTATTGCCCGTCATTCTTGCTTCAAAAAGCGTAATAAAAATCAAAAATTTCGATGGCAGGATAAAGCGTATGATCTTGCCTGTGGTGTGCGCCATGCCGCAGAGCAAAAAGGCTTCTTCGGTGTGAATATGGCATCGACAGGCTGCGGAAAAACCTTTGCCAATGCCCGTATCATATATGGCTTAAGTAATCCGCAACGCGGATGCCGAATGAGTATTGCCCTTGGCTTGCGGACTCTCACACTTCAAACAGGCGATGCTCTTCGGGAACGTCTGAATTTAGATTCTGAAGATATTGCTGTCACTATAGGGTCTCAGCAGATTGAAGAGCTGCATTCTGCTATGCGTGATATAGATAAAGCGGATGGAATAAATGAGTCTGCTGAAGAATTGGCAGAACATCTTTATGTTTCGTATGGCGGTGCGTTGGACAAAGGCTACCTCGCGGACTGGCTTAAGCGAAGCCCTCGGCTACACAGGCTTGTTAGTGCCCCAATCTCCATAAGCACTATCGACCACCTTGTTACTGCTACTGAAGGAATTCGAGGGGGAAGGCAGATTGCGCCTATGCTGCGCCTACTCACCAGTGACCTTGTTTTGGATGAGCCGGATGACTTCGGACTTGAAGATTTGCCCGCATTATGCCGATTAGTACACTGGGCTGGATTACTTGGTTCCAGAGTACTTCTTGCGTCAGCGACACTTCCGCCTGTTCTCATAGAAGCCTTATTTGAAGCCTACCAGCAAGGACGATCTCACTTTAGTGGAAACATTGATGGGAAGTCGTCCGAAGTCGTCTGTGCGTGGTTTGATGAGTTTCGTGCCGAGACTGTAGAATGTGCAGATCGAGCTAACTTTACCAGACATCATGAACGGTTTGTTGATAAGCGCGTTGCGAGTCTTAAGAAAAAATGTGCTTCACTACGCAAGGCACGTATTCATGCTTTGGAACCATCATTAGCTCAGTCGAAGTTTGAAGCAGTCTCGACTGTAGCAAGCGCTATCCGTGATGAAGTGCATACACTGCATGATGCACATTTCTTACAGGCTGCAAACGGTAAGCGTGTTTCATTTGGTGTGGTACGCATGGCGAATATTAAACCAATGGTTGCCGTGGCAGTCAATTTGCTCGAACAAGCACCCGAAGAAAACTACCGTTTTCATTTTTGTATTTACCACAGCCAACTGCCGCTTGCTATCCGTTCTCATATAGAAAAAAGGCTTGATGCCACGCTGCAACGCAACCAATCAGTTTCCGTCTTTGAGCAAGAAGAAGTTGCGGCGGCTTTAGAAAAGTATCCCGAAAAAAATCAGGTTTTTATTGTTCTGGCGACACCTGTTGTAGAAGTAGGGCGCGATCATGACTATGACTGGGCGATTGCAGAGCCAAGCTCCATGCGTTCCATCATTCAGCTTGCAGGGCGCGTTCAACGACACCGTGAAATTGAACCGGAACAAGAGAATATTGTGATGTTAAGTCATAATATACAAGGGGTAATGGGCGAAAATGTTTGTTTTAAAGACCCGGGTTTTGAATCAAAAAAAGTGCCTCTACCTTCTCATGATTTATCGAAAATACTTCAGGAAGCTTCGTATAAGCATATTTCGGCTGCACCGCGAGTTGTGAAACCAAACTTTGCCGATAAACAGAACGAGTTTATCAATATCGAGCATACCGCGCTTAATCAGTTTCTTTTTACTAATAAAAACAAAAACGCATCACCGTGGTGGCTGCATATGCATGCCCATCTTTTTGGTGAAATCCAAGTGCAGCAGCCGTTTCGTAATTCTAAGCAAACATGCGACTATTTTCTTTTTGTAGACGAAGGTGGTGATACAAGTTTCCAAAGCTTTGATGTCACTTCGTCTAAATATGAAGAAGATGGTCGTATTATTTTTTGGGATGACTTTGATATTGATGAACGTAATCAGGCTTGGCTAACTATTGATCCAAGTGAAATCTACGCTGACGTTGCAACGATATTTTCTAACACACTTGATTACGTGAATGTTCGATACGGTATTGTTTCGTTACGTGTTGAAAAAGATGGTCAACAGTACCTGTATCATCCGATGCTAGGCATTTTTTCAGGGGATTATTTGGACTATGTATGA
- the cas1f gene encoding type I-F CRISPR-associated endonuclease Cas1f: MKHFSSSELKTIIHSKRANLYYLEHCRVLVNGGRVEYVTEEGAQSLYWNIPIANTTCMLLGTGTSITQAAMRELGKAGVSVGFCGGDGSPLYTAGEMQCDISWMSPQSEYRPTEYLQQWASFWFDDEKRFQAAILFQNQRIKEISKHWKVLEKECSLDLEELSAILETSQSDLLACSSQTEILSVEARMTKKLYRQIAQSVGYGSFTRAKQGTGIDLANKYLDHGNYLAYGLAATTCWVLGLPHSLAVLHGKTRRGGLVFDVADIVKDALVLPQAFIGAMEGDSPQEFRQRCLSNLRKANALDVMIETVQATAKTVSK; encoded by the coding sequence ATGAAACATTTTTCTTCATCTGAACTCAAAACAATTATTCATTCTAAGCGCGCTAATTTATATTACCTTGAGCACTGTAGGGTTCTCGTTAATGGTGGTCGTGTTGAATACGTAACAGAAGAGGGAGCGCAATCATTATATTGGAATATACCTATCGCCAATACTACTTGCATGTTGTTAGGAACTGGAACTTCCATAACGCAAGCTGCCATGCGTGAATTGGGTAAGGCGGGAGTTTCGGTAGGGTTTTGTGGTGGTGACGGTAGCCCTCTTTATACCGCAGGCGAAATGCAATGTGATATTTCGTGGATGTCACCGCAATCAGAATATCGCCCCACAGAGTATTTACAACAGTGGGCTTCGTTTTGGTTTGACGATGAAAAGAGATTCCAAGCCGCAATTCTCTTCCAAAATCAGCGAATTAAAGAAATTAGCAAACACTGGAAGGTGTTAGAAAAAGAATGCTCCCTCGATTTGGAAGAGCTTTCCGCTATTCTTGAAACATCACAAAGTGACCTGCTTGCTTGTTCATCACAAACGGAAATACTTTCTGTTGAAGCTCGAATGACTAAAAAGCTCTATAGGCAAATTGCACAGAGCGTGGGATATGGTTCGTTTACCCGAGCAAAACAAGGAACGGGAATTGATCTTGCCAACAAGTATTTAGATCACGGAAATTATTTAGCGTATGGGTTAGCCGCCACAACATGTTGGGTTCTAGGTTTGCCTCATAGCCTCGCTGTTCTTCATGGCAAAACTCGTAGAGGTGGCTTAGTTTTTGATGTCGCTGATATCGTAAAAGATGCGTTAGTGCTTCCACAGGCATTTATTGGCGCAATGGAAGGAGATAGCCCGCAAGAATTTAGGCAGCGCTGCCTTTCTAACCTTAGAAAAGCAAATGCACTTGATGTTATGATTGAAACTGTGCAAGCAACAGCTAAGACTGTTTCGAAATAA
- a CDS encoding peptidylprolyl isomerase gives MIKFETTMGNFVVELDTEKAPESSKNFEQYVRDGFYDGTIFHRVIDNFMVQGGGFDADMNQKPTREPIKNEADNGLANDKYTLAMARTQDPDSATAQFFINVKDNAFLNHSGKTVSGWGYAVFGKVVEGTEVIDAMKGVKTGSFGFHQDVPAEQIVILKAQVVE, from the coding sequence TTGATTAAATTTGAAACTACAATGGGCAACTTCGTTGTTGAACTCGATACAGAAAAAGCTCCAGAAAGCTCTAAAAACTTCGAGCAGTACGTTCGCGATGGCTTTTACGATGGAACTATCTTCCACCGTGTAATCGACAACTTCATGGTACAGGGCGGCGGTTTTGATGCTGATATGAACCAGAAGCCAACTCGTGAGCCAATCAAAAACGAAGCTGACAACGGTCTTGCTAACGACAAATACACTCTTGCAATGGCACGTACTCAGGACCCAGATTCTGCAACTGCCCAGTTCTTTATCAACGTTAAAGACAACGCATTTCTTAACCACTCCGGTAAAACTGTGAGCGGCTGGGGTTACGCTGTGTTCGGTAAAGTTGTAGAAGGCACTGAAGTTATCGACGCTATGAAAGGTGTTAAAACTGGCAGCTTCGGCTTCCATCAGGATGTGCCAGCAGAGCAGATCGTGATTCTTAAAGCACAGGTTGTAGAATAG